In Actinoplanes derwentensis, the following proteins share a genomic window:
- a CDS encoding GNAT family N-acetyltransferase, with the protein MIAFSEKLPGLGELVMIPLDPVAHAPLVHSWVVKERNRFWGMPEHSVEQVSEIYAFVDSLDSHHAYLLLLDDHAIGIFQTYQPALDPVAECYEVQPGDFGLHLLLDAGDRKLPHVTSMVFPALLRHLFTDPSRTRLIAEPDIRNDRMITRLQREGFTLGPIIDMGHKQARLTFLDRSRFENPKE; encoded by the coding sequence ATGATCGCCTTTTCGGAGAAGTTGCCCGGCCTGGGCGAGCTGGTGATGATCCCGCTCGACCCGGTGGCCCATGCGCCACTGGTGCACTCCTGGGTGGTGAAGGAACGCAACCGCTTCTGGGGCATGCCCGAACACAGCGTCGAGCAGGTGTCCGAGATCTACGCCTTCGTCGACAGCCTGGACAGTCACCACGCCTACCTGCTGCTGCTCGACGACCACGCGATCGGGATCTTCCAGACCTACCAGCCTGCCCTCGACCCGGTCGCCGAATGCTACGAGGTCCAGCCCGGCGACTTCGGCCTGCACCTGCTCCTCGACGCCGGCGACCGAAAACTGCCGCACGTGACGAGCATGGTCTTCCCGGCCCTGCTCCGGCACCTGTTCACCGACCCGTCCCGAACCCGGCTGATCGCCGAGCCGGACATCCGCAACGACCGCATGATCACCCGCTTGCAGCGCGAGGGTTTCACCCTGGGCCCGATCATCGACATGGGCCACAAGCAGGCAAGATTGACATTCCTGGACAGGTCCCGTTTCGAAAATCCAAAAGAGTGA
- a CDS encoding GNAT family N-acetyltransferase — MRLVPLDLDRDLDLLHEWVTHPRSHYWGLQDATPDRVRAEYQGFLDNPDYDVWLGLDDDDSPLFLAETYDPAHSELAPHYPVRPGDIGMHVLVAPPTRKRSGVTSAVMRAVMDHCFADSRIERVVVEPDVRNDAIHRKNAEVGFVVDRDVPLHGKTGRLSFCTRTAYEMSVPHLSPEAITFAHRRLIAKAIAEFSHERLIEPVAAGDRFRFGDNTFTAKRYPLEHWVIDPDSLDGPLDALDFIAGLRETLGIPEKLLGTYLEEISATLAGTAWKFAHRRETAADLVHASFQTIEAAMTEGHPGFVANNGRIGYGLRDHEAYVPESGRPVRLRWVAILRTESLFVYDGDERAFYEAEFGADLLTRFEQQLRGHGLDPADYRYLPVHPWQWEHKVTVTFAPDVARRAIVPLDAGTDRHQAQQSIRTFFNLDRPDRHYVKTAIAVQNMGFLRGLSPKYMRATPPINAWVASVVEGDEELRACGFGVLRELAATGYTGDAYHRTGTPSAYTKMLAALWRESPVTRISETERLATMASLLHRDRDGNALATALIRESGVDAATWVATYLRAYLRPVVHCILAHDLAFMPHGENLILVLENHVPTRVFMKDIGEEVAVMNDQPLPPDVERIRVSVSDEFKELAIFTDVFDGFLRHLAGILDADGMLGAAEFWALAGDCVRAHAKDHPHLAGRLDLLRPTFQHSCLNRLQLRNTLQMVDLTDQASSLIFAGELENPIAS; from the coding sequence ATGAGACTCGTACCGCTCGATCTCGACCGGGATCTTGATCTTCTGCACGAATGGGTCACCCACCCGCGCTCGCACTACTGGGGACTCCAGGACGCGACCCCCGACCGGGTCCGCGCGGAGTACCAGGGCTTTCTCGACAACCCGGACTACGACGTGTGGCTCGGGCTCGACGACGACGACAGCCCGCTCTTCCTCGCCGAGACCTACGACCCGGCACACAGCGAACTGGCACCGCACTACCCGGTGCGCCCGGGTGACATCGGCATGCACGTGCTGGTCGCCCCGCCGACCCGGAAACGCTCCGGGGTCACCTCCGCGGTGATGCGCGCCGTGATGGACCACTGCTTCGCCGACTCCCGCATCGAACGGGTGGTGGTCGAGCCGGACGTCCGCAACGACGCCATCCACCGCAAGAACGCCGAGGTCGGGTTCGTGGTGGACCGGGACGTGCCACTGCACGGCAAGACCGGCCGGCTCAGCTTCTGCACCCGGACCGCCTACGAGATGAGCGTCCCGCATCTGAGCCCGGAAGCCATCACGTTCGCGCATCGCCGCCTGATCGCGAAAGCGATCGCCGAGTTCAGCCACGAGCGCCTGATCGAGCCGGTCGCCGCCGGAGACCGTTTCCGGTTCGGCGACAACACCTTCACCGCCAAGCGCTACCCGCTCGAACACTGGGTGATCGACCCGGACTCGCTCGACGGGCCGCTCGACGCACTCGACTTCATCGCCGGACTGCGCGAGACACTCGGCATCCCGGAGAAGCTGCTCGGCACGTACCTGGAGGAGATCTCGGCGACCCTGGCCGGGACCGCCTGGAAGTTCGCGCACCGCCGGGAGACCGCCGCCGACCTAGTGCACGCGAGCTTCCAGACCATCGAGGCCGCGATGACCGAGGGTCACCCCGGCTTCGTCGCCAACAACGGGCGGATCGGTTACGGACTCCGTGATCACGAGGCCTACGTGCCGGAGTCCGGCCGGCCGGTCCGGTTGCGGTGGGTCGCGATCCTCAGGACCGAGAGCCTGTTCGTGTACGACGGGGACGAGCGCGCGTTCTACGAGGCGGAGTTCGGTGCGGACCTGCTGACCCGCTTCGAGCAGCAGTTGCGTGGCCACGGGCTGGACCCGGCCGACTACCGCTACCTGCCGGTGCACCCGTGGCAGTGGGAGCACAAGGTCACCGTCACGTTCGCCCCCGACGTGGCCCGCCGGGCGATCGTCCCGCTCGACGCCGGAACTGATCGTCATCAGGCACAGCAGTCGATCCGCACGTTCTTCAACCTGGACCGGCCGGACCGGCACTACGTGAAGACCGCGATCGCCGTACAGAACATGGGTTTCCTGCGCGGGCTGTCGCCGAAGTACATGCGGGCCACCCCGCCGATCAACGCATGGGTGGCGTCCGTCGTCGAAGGTGACGAGGAACTGCGCGCCTGCGGATTCGGCGTACTGCGCGAGCTGGCCGCGACCGGGTACACCGGCGACGCCTACCACCGGACCGGCACACCGTCGGCGTACACCAAGATGCTCGCCGCCCTGTGGCGGGAGAGCCCGGTGACCCGGATCAGCGAGACCGAACGGCTCGCCACCATGGCCAGCCTCCTGCACCGCGACCGGGACGGAAACGCCCTGGCCACCGCCCTGATCCGGGAATCCGGAGTGGACGCGGCGACGTGGGTGGCGACCTACCTGCGCGCCTACCTGCGGCCGGTCGTGCACTGCATCCTGGCGCACGATCTGGCGTTCATGCCGCACGGCGAGAACCTGATCCTGGTGCTGGAGAACCACGTACCGACCCGGGTGTTCATGAAGGACATCGGCGAGGAGGTGGCGGTCATGAACGACCAGCCGCTGCCGCCCGACGTCGAACGGATCCGGGTCTCGGTCAGTGACGAGTTCAAGGAACTGGCGATCTTCACCGACGTCTTCGACGGTTTCCTGCGGCACCTCGCCGGAATCCTCGACGCCGACGGGATGCTCGGCGCGGCCGAGTTCTGGGCGCTCGCCGGAGACTGCGTCCGGGCGCACGCCAAGGACCACCCGCACCTGGCCGGGCGGCTCGACCTGCTGCGGCCCACGTTCCAGCACTCCTGCCTGAACCGGCTCCAACTGCGCAACACCCTCCAGATGGTCGACCTCACCGACCAGGCCAGCTCGCTGATCTTCGCCGGTGAGCTGGAGAACCCGATCGCTTCATGA
- a CDS encoding penicillin acylase family protein, whose amino-acid sequence MKLYRDSHGIPHLRAGSVLDLAWLQGRVTAIDRGRQIEVERRRSEGRLAETAGAAELGWDRFARRARLDDTARRCYENSDVSTKRWVEAFADGVRAGGIEWHPWSSYGVFLVQHILFGTFGNKLWRAHVGKTLGPEALDWFAIEGPGGSGSNAWTLGGQIAGDPHRLLELPGVYQQIRLACPSFDVAGLTFPGVPGVQHFGHTGSVAWAITNAMADYQDLFIEEIRAGEAGLEARGATGWEPVVTHQETIVVRDAETVVVDIMETARGPVIDGTLSLRTPARADFDLGFDALLPLLHATTVDDVADALSRWVEPVNSVLTSDSTGRTRQLTVGRVPQRDDRNQLVPVPAWEPRHQWKPGWAPMFRADVESAVNANDRRPDTAPYGVDFAPPGRARRIRALLDEGVTHERIHMDTALPASSLEAGARMARRTAVARALCDLPALQPLFTPSGHDPLFAPWTDPRARIGIALDGVLGGLGLDPSALVPLDSGESSAWGERHLLHPIQLPGLDAVVPNVELSGSADCVLNTSSVPGVSDLCWRGPVARYVWDVTDRSRSRWVVPFGASDDPSSPHFLDQLPHWTAGTLIELVTDWDLLTFDGSFS is encoded by the coding sequence ATGAAGCTCTACCGCGACAGCCACGGGATCCCGCACCTGCGGGCCGGCTCGGTCCTCGACCTGGCCTGGCTCCAGGGGCGGGTGACCGCTATCGATCGGGGCCGCCAGATCGAGGTGGAACGCCGTCGCTCGGAGGGCCGGCTCGCCGAGACAGCCGGTGCCGCCGAGCTGGGCTGGGACCGTTTCGCCCGGCGGGCCCGGCTCGACGACACCGCACGCCGGTGTTACGAGAATTCGGATGTATCCACCAAGCGCTGGGTCGAGGCGTTCGCTGATGGCGTTCGCGCCGGTGGTATCGAATGGCATCCGTGGTCGTCCTACGGGGTCTTCCTGGTGCAGCACATCCTGTTCGGGACGTTCGGCAACAAACTGTGGCGGGCGCACGTCGGGAAGACCCTCGGGCCCGAAGCGCTGGACTGGTTCGCGATCGAAGGCCCCGGCGGCTCCGGCAGCAACGCCTGGACCCTCGGCGGCCAGATCGCCGGTGATCCCCATCGGCTGCTCGAACTGCCCGGCGTCTACCAGCAGATCCGCCTCGCCTGCCCGTCCTTCGACGTCGCCGGGCTGACCTTCCCCGGCGTCCCCGGCGTGCAGCACTTCGGGCACACCGGTTCGGTGGCCTGGGCGATCACCAACGCGATGGCCGATTATCAGGACCTCTTCATCGAGGAGATCCGCGCGGGCGAGGCGGGGCTGGAGGCACGCGGCGCGACCGGCTGGGAGCCGGTGGTCACCCATCAGGAGACGATTGTCGTACGGGACGCCGAAACGGTCGTCGTGGACATCATGGAGACGGCTCGTGGGCCGGTCATCGACGGGACTCTGAGTCTTCGTACCCCCGCAAGGGCCGATTTTGATCTGGGTTTCGACGCCCTGCTGCCGTTGTTGCACGCGACGACCGTGGACGACGTGGCGGACGCGTTGTCCCGCTGGGTCGAACCGGTCAACAGTGTCCTCACCAGCGACTCCACCGGCCGTACCCGGCAGCTGACGGTCGGGCGGGTGCCGCAGCGCGACGACCGCAACCAACTCGTCCCGGTGCCCGCCTGGGAACCACGCCACCAGTGGAAACCGGGCTGGGCGCCGATGTTCCGGGCCGACGTCGAGTCAGCGGTCAACGCCAACGACCGGCGGCCGGACACCGCCCCCTACGGCGTGGACTTCGCCCCGCCCGGCCGGGCCCGCCGCATCCGGGCACTGCTCGACGAAGGTGTCACCCACGAGCGGATCCACATGGACACCGCCCTGCCCGCCTCATCCCTGGAAGCCGGGGCGCGGATGGCCCGGCGGACCGCGGTGGCCCGGGCGCTGTGCGACCTGCCCGCTTTGCAGCCGCTCTTCACACCGAGCGGCCACGATCCGCTCTTCGCGCCGTGGACCGACCCGCGCGCCCGCATCGGCATCGCCCTCGACGGGGTGCTCGGCGGGCTGGGCCTGGACCCGTCCGCCCTGGTCCCGCTCGACTCCGGGGAATCGTCGGCGTGGGGGGAACGGCATCTGCTCCACCCGATCCAGCTGCCCGGGCTCGACGCGGTCGTCCCCAACGTGGAGTTGAGTGGATCGGCCGACTGTGTGCTCAACACCTCCAGCGTGCCGGGCGTCAGTGACCTGTGCTGGCGCGGGCCGGTCGCCCGGTACGTCTGGGACGTCACCGACCGGTCCCGCAGCCGGTGGGTGGTGCCGTTCGGCGCCTCCGACGACCCGTCGTCACCACACTTCCTGGACCAGTTGCCGCATTGGACCGCGGGCACGCTCATCGAGTTGGTCACCGACTGGGACCTGCTCACCTTCGACGGGAGCTTTTCATGA
- a CDS encoding YdeI/OmpD-associated family protein gives MEFRGELQKTGGTTTGFQIPDDLVAGLGGGGRPKVVVEVGDFEFRSSIAKMGGAYWLGVSAERRTAGGLEGGQVYELRITLDEVPRTIEVPEDLAVALAAEPGAKAFWDTVSPSNQRWHADQLTSAKTPETRSRRLAKSLDLLRAGKAR, from the coding sequence ATGGAGTTCCGGGGTGAGTTGCAGAAGACCGGGGGGACCACCACCGGCTTTCAGATTCCTGACGACCTGGTTGCCGGGCTCGGCGGGGGTGGGCGGCCCAAAGTCGTCGTCGAGGTCGGGGACTTCGAGTTCCGGTCGTCGATCGCGAAGATGGGCGGGGCCTACTGGCTCGGCGTGAGCGCCGAGCGGCGGACGGCCGGTGGGCTCGAAGGCGGGCAGGTCTACGAACTGCGGATCACGCTGGACGAGGTCCCCCGTACCATCGAAGTGCCCGAAGATCTCGCCGTGGCCCTTGCCGCCGAACCGGGCGCCAAAGCCTTCTGGGACACCGTGTCGCCCAGCAATCAGCGCTGGCACGCCGATCAGTTGACCTCGGCGAAGACCCCGGAGACTCGCTCCCGGCGGCTCGCGAAGTCCCTCGACCTGCTGCGCGCCGGT
- a CDS encoding PIN domain-containing protein — MRPIVYDTDVASAEIKRRLPSALAAKLAGRSPVLTFVGQAELLEWTFGRNWGSWKRAQFDRWFIDVPTLPGDPLVAQTYARLSFAAKSRGRPRPMNDMWVASCCLAHDLPLATLNVKDFDDFRIHHGLEIVTA; from the coding sequence ATGCGTCCCATTGTCTACGATACCGATGTCGCATCCGCGGAGATCAAGCGCCGGCTACCGTCGGCGCTTGCCGCAAAGCTTGCTGGCCGCAGTCCGGTGCTGACATTCGTTGGTCAAGCCGAACTTCTGGAATGGACATTCGGTCGGAATTGGGGTTCGTGGAAGCGTGCCCAGTTCGATCGGTGGTTCATTGATGTTCCGACGTTGCCGGGCGATCCGCTGGTGGCGCAGACCTATGCGAGGCTCTCGTTCGCTGCGAAGTCCCGAGGCAGGCCACGCCCGATGAACGATATGTGGGTCGCCTCCTGTTGCCTCGCACACGACCTGCCGTTGGCGACTCTCAACGTGAAGGATTTCGACGACTTTCGCATTCATCACGGGCTTGAGATCGTGACCGCCTGA